The following are encoded together in the Mastacembelus armatus chromosome 6, fMasArm1.2, whole genome shotgun sequence genome:
- the terb1 gene encoding telomere repeats-binding bouquet formation protein 1 isoform X4 yields the protein MDKTAVCSNNRSAIRTDLSLLVECLKFQMKCPELQKQALLTIHSICEKREDNVDLLREMGGVAFVYNLSKTSIVHSDVKEIALFTLGTLADANVYCKNSLCRKETFVDLAGWLMKEDIPLTQKRVSVYLLSVLVANNKLGQTLAQTTGCLDILLDLYRTTFPLSTDATLKLANATQTHRLWTSVSSALCGCVNNPQNVEGQCICVAAFPMIKIWLQQIGLPSTEIFKPICSFIAMSVANNSCVQESFSALGGLETLTLVLVRLVSAVNTSIWSCQLCVTISKTLSACITDNSVLASSLAQYAIVSHLSSLLTSPNLDPEDRLSVLLTLGHCTEASGEHQSQLVQCGGLPLIITFLTEDTSEEVRKAATFILQNCKQATMSLGVPVLMARNGESENAEPLRNIEGFTNAARKLLHRIDRLEKRQEADDKLEDTDPPTSNEGLEQPSLASAFFLALQGSIKTIPTELRQTHTAEYVEAGGDNSMIRTMITKGNCTELKKINSSVSTLDENTKTSGQDMWCSVCRGTGVLSSHAQSLEGRREPQTDRQLFKPPAPVMHNVPKEIKCTTEEDSQDCDMNVMEKIPAEDQSLSRGRCAGCVLPFEEMTSRTFACLQTSCLHSCDMHKVLQEATERFRTHHGNLLFRRECQSNTVKLAAHNSDRGAAAQSQRSHCLSELCLTPINKEEGKVKSSLPEHHWNKHNGITLTPMHKRDKKQPFTTNNKTSFGLTPLKRQPLPAVLQSDT from the exons ATGGATAAGACGGCGGTTTGCAGCAATAACCGTAGTG CCATAAGGACAGATCTCAGTTTGCTGGTTGAATGTCTGAAGTTTCAGATGAAATGTCCTGAATTACAGAAGCAAGCGCTTCTTACCATTCACTCAATCTGTGAAAAGAGAG aGGATAACGTTGACCTACTGAGAGAAATGGGAGGTGTGGCGTTTGTGTATAACCTCTCCAAGACCAGTATTGTTCATTCAGATGTTAAGGAGATTGCACTCTTTACGCTTGGCACACTGGCAGATGCTAATG TGTATTGCAAGAATTCCCTGTGCAGAAAAGAGACATTTGTAGACCTCGCTGGTTGGTTGATGAAAGAAGACATACCGCTGACACAGAAGAGAGTGTCTGTCTACTTGCTGTCTGTACTGGTTGCCAACAACA AATTAGGACAGACTTTAGCACAGACCACTGGTTGCCTGGATATTCTACTGGATCTCTACAG GACAACTTTTCCCCTATCCACAGATGCAACACTGAAATTAGCTAACGCTACTCAAACCCACCGACTTTGGACATCTGTATCTAGTGCTCTCTGTGGATGTGTCAACAATCCTCAGAATG tggagggccagtgtatttgtgtggcaGCCTTTCCTATGATAAAAATCTGGCTTCAGCAGATTGGTCTTCCTAGCACAGAGATTTTCAAACCAATTTGTTCCTTCATAGCAATGTCAGTTGCAAACAACT CCTGTGTCCAGGAGAGTTTTTCTGCCTTAGGAGGTTTGGAGACTCTCACTCTTGTACTGGTTCGTCTAGTTTCTGCAGTGAATACAAGCATATGGTCTTGTCAACTTTGTGTCACTATATCCAAGACTCTGTCAGCCTGTATTACTGATAACT CTGTTCTAGCTTCAAGTTTGGCTCAGTATGCGATAGTGTCCCATCTCTCCTCCCTGTTGACTAGTCCAAACTTGGACCCCGAGGACAGGCTTTCAGTTTTACTTACCCTGGGCCACTGCACTGAGGCCTCTG GCGAGCACCAGTCCCAGTTGGTACAGTGTGGTGGCTTGCCGCTTATCATAACTTTCCTCACAGAGGACACAAGTGAGGAAGTTAGGAAGGCTGCTACATTCATATTGCAGAACTGCAAACAGGCCA CTATGTCCTTGGGAGTGCCTGTTCTGATGGCAAGAAATGGGGAGAGTGAAAATGCAGAGCCCCTTAGGAACATTGAAGGCTTCACGAACGCAGCCAGAAAACTGTTGCACAGAATTGACCGGCTAGAGAAGAGACAG GAGGCTGATGACAAGCTGGAAGACACAGACCCACCAACTTCAAATGAAGGGCTAGAACAACCATCTCTGGCTTCAGCCTTCTTCCTGGCTCTACAAGGGAGCATTAAAACTATCCCCACAGAATTAAGACAAACTCACACTGCAGAGTATGTAGAAGCAGGGGGTGACAACAGCATGATTAGAACCATGATCACAAAGGGGAATTGCACTGAACTAAAGAAGATTAACTCCAGTGTAAGTACTCTGGATGAGAACACCAAAACCAGTGGCCAGGATATGTGGTGTTCAGTGTGCAGGGGCACTGGAGTCCTGTCTTCCCATGCACAGTCACTAGAGGGGCGAAGAGAGCCACAAACAGATAG ACAGTTATTTAAGCCTCCAGCACCAGTAATGCACAATGTACctaaagaaattaaatgtaCTACTGAAGAAG ATTCGCAGGACTGTGATATGAATGTGATGGAGAAAATCCCAGCAGAGGATCAGTCACTCTCTCGTGGCCGGTGTGCAG GCTGTGTGCTGCCTTTTGAGGAAATGACCAGTCGCACGTTTGCATGTCTTCAAACTTCCTGCCTTCACAGCTGTGACATGCACAAAGTTCTTCAGGAGGCCACAGAGCGATTCAGGACTCATCACGGCAACCTTCTGTTTAGAAGAGAATGCCAGAGCAACACTGTGAAGCTGGCAGCCCACAACTCTGACAGAGGTGCAGCAGCACAGTCACAAAGAAGCCACTGCTTAAGTG AGCTTTGCCTGACTCctataaataaagaagaagGGAAAGTCAAAAGTTCTTTGCCAGAGCATCACTGGAATAAACACAATG GCATCACTTTGACTCCAATGCATAAAAGGGATAAAAAACAACCGTTCACCACCAATAACAAGAcaa GTTTTGGCCTGACTCCCCTAAAAAGGCAACCTCTTCCTGCAG TGTTGCAGTCAGATACCTGA